From Saimiri boliviensis isolate mSaiBol1 chromosome 9, mSaiBol1.pri, whole genome shotgun sequence, a single genomic window includes:
- the POLR3F gene encoding DNA-directed RNA polymerase III subunit RPC6 isoform X3 produces MAEVKVKVQPPDADPVEIENRIIELCHQFPHGITDQVIQNEMPHIEAQQRAVAINRLLSMGQLDLLRSNTGLLYRIKDSQNAGSVSFFLSKMKGSDNQEKLVYQIIEDAGNKGIWSRDIRYKSNLPLTEINKILKNLESKKLIKAVKSVAASKKKVYMLYNLQPDRSVTGGAWYSDQDFESEFVEVLNQQCFKFLQSKAEAARESKQNPMIQRNSSFASSHEVWKYICELGISKVFDDCHEGGEISPSNCIYMTEWLEF; encoded by the exons ATGGCGGAGGTGAAGGTGAAGGTGCAGCCGCCCGACGCCGATCCGGTCGAAATAGAAAACAG gattatagaattatGTCACCAGTTCCCTCATGGAATCACAGACCAAGTAATTCAGAATGAAATGCCTCATATAGAAGCCCAGCAGCGGGCAGTAGCCATCAATAGGTTGTTGTCTATG GGTCAGTTGGATCTCTTAAGGAGCAATACAGGCCTTTTATATAGAATAAAGGACTCTCAGAATGCTGG Ctctgtctcattctttttaag TAAAATGAAGGGATCAGACAATCAAGAAAAACTAGTATATCAAATCATAGAGGATGCAGGAAATAAAG GAATATGGAGCAGAGATATCCGTTATAAAAGTAACTTGCCATTAACAGAAATCAACAAAATTCTGAAGAATTTGGAAAGTAAAAAGCTTATAAAAGCTGTTAAGTCTGTAGCA GCCTCAAAAAAGAAGGTGTATATGCTCTATAACCTGCAGCCAGACCGGTCTGTGACTGGTGGAGCCTGGTACAGTGACCAGGATTTTGAATCTGAATTTGTAGAGGTGCTTAACCAACAGTGTTTTAAATTTCTACAATCCAAG GCAGAAGCAGCACGAGAAAGCAAACAGAACCCAATGATACAAAGAAATAGTTCATTTGCCTCGTCACATGAAGTGTGGAAATATATCTGTGAACTGGGAATTAGTAAG gtTTTTGATGACTGCCATGAAGGTGGTGAAATTTCACCATCTAACTGTATTTACATGACAGAGTGGCTCGAATTTTAA
- the POLR3F gene encoding DNA-directed RNA polymerase III subunit RPC6 isoform X2 encodes MAEVKVKVQPPDADPVEIENRIIELCHQFPHGITDQVIQNEMPHIEAQQRAVAINRLLSMGQLDLLRSNTGLLYRIKDSQNAGKMKGSDNQEKLVYQIIEDAGNKGIWSRDIRYKSNLPLTEINKILKNLESKKLIKAVKSVAASKKKVYMLYNLQPDRSVTGGAWYSDQDFESEFVEVLNQQCFKFLQSKAEAARESKQNPMIQRNSSFASSHEVWKYICELGISKVELSMEDIETILNTLIYDGKVEMTIIAAKEGTVGSVDGHMKLYRAVNPIIPPTGLVRAPCGLCPVFDDCHEGGEISPSNCIYMTEWLEF; translated from the exons ATGGCGGAGGTGAAGGTGAAGGTGCAGCCGCCCGACGCCGATCCGGTCGAAATAGAAAACAG gattatagaattatGTCACCAGTTCCCTCATGGAATCACAGACCAAGTAATTCAGAATGAAATGCCTCATATAGAAGCCCAGCAGCGGGCAGTAGCCATCAATAGGTTGTTGTCTATG GGTCAGTTGGATCTCTTAAGGAGCAATACAGGCCTTTTATATAGAATAAAGGACTCTCAGAATGCTGG TAAAATGAAGGGATCAGACAATCAAGAAAAACTAGTATATCAAATCATAGAGGATGCAGGAAATAAAG GAATATGGAGCAGAGATATCCGTTATAAAAGTAACTTGCCATTAACAGAAATCAACAAAATTCTGAAGAATTTGGAAAGTAAAAAGCTTATAAAAGCTGTTAAGTCTGTAGCA GCCTCAAAAAAGAAGGTGTATATGCTCTATAACCTGCAGCCAGACCGGTCTGTGACTGGTGGAGCCTGGTACAGTGACCAGGATTTTGAATCTGAATTTGTAGAGGTGCTTAACCAACAGTGTTTTAAATTTCTACAATCCAAG GCAGAAGCAGCACGAGAAAGCAAACAGAACCCAATGATACAAAGAAATAGTTCATTTGCCTCGTCACATGAAGTGTGGAAATATATCTGTGAACTGGGAATTAGTAAG GTAGAGTTATCCATGGAGGACATTGAAACCATCCTGAATACACTAATTTATGATGGGAAAGTGGAGATGACAATCATTGCTGCAAAAGAAGGCACAGTTGGCAGTGTAGATGGACACATGAAACTGTACAGGGCAGTCAATCCAATCATCCCGCCCACGGGTTTGGTCCGGGCACCCTGTGGACTCTGCCCG gtTTTTGATGACTGCCATGAAGGTGGTGAAATTTCACCATCTAACTGTATTTACATGACAGAGTGGCTCGAATTTTAA
- the POLR3F gene encoding DNA-directed RNA polymerase III subunit RPC6 isoform X1 produces the protein MAEVKVKVQPPDADPVEIENRIIELCHQFPHGITDQVIQNEMPHIEAQQRAVAINRLLSMGQLDLLRSNTGLLYRIKDSQNAGSVSFFLSKMKGSDNQEKLVYQIIEDAGNKGIWSRDIRYKSNLPLTEINKILKNLESKKLIKAVKSVAASKKKVYMLYNLQPDRSVTGGAWYSDQDFESEFVEVLNQQCFKFLQSKAEAARESKQNPMIQRNSSFASSHEVWKYICELGISKVELSMEDIETILNTLIYDGKVEMTIIAAKEGTVGSVDGHMKLYRAVNPIIPPTGLVRAPCGLCPVFDDCHEGGEISPSNCIYMTEWLEF, from the exons ATGGCGGAGGTGAAGGTGAAGGTGCAGCCGCCCGACGCCGATCCGGTCGAAATAGAAAACAG gattatagaattatGTCACCAGTTCCCTCATGGAATCACAGACCAAGTAATTCAGAATGAAATGCCTCATATAGAAGCCCAGCAGCGGGCAGTAGCCATCAATAGGTTGTTGTCTATG GGTCAGTTGGATCTCTTAAGGAGCAATACAGGCCTTTTATATAGAATAAAGGACTCTCAGAATGCTGG Ctctgtctcattctttttaag TAAAATGAAGGGATCAGACAATCAAGAAAAACTAGTATATCAAATCATAGAGGATGCAGGAAATAAAG GAATATGGAGCAGAGATATCCGTTATAAAAGTAACTTGCCATTAACAGAAATCAACAAAATTCTGAAGAATTTGGAAAGTAAAAAGCTTATAAAAGCTGTTAAGTCTGTAGCA GCCTCAAAAAAGAAGGTGTATATGCTCTATAACCTGCAGCCAGACCGGTCTGTGACTGGTGGAGCCTGGTACAGTGACCAGGATTTTGAATCTGAATTTGTAGAGGTGCTTAACCAACAGTGTTTTAAATTTCTACAATCCAAG GCAGAAGCAGCACGAGAAAGCAAACAGAACCCAATGATACAAAGAAATAGTTCATTTGCCTCGTCACATGAAGTGTGGAAATATATCTGTGAACTGGGAATTAGTAAG GTAGAGTTATCCATGGAGGACATTGAAACCATCCTGAATACACTAATTTATGATGGGAAAGTGGAGATGACAATCATTGCTGCAAAAGAAGGCACAGTTGGCAGTGTAGATGGACACATGAAACTGTACAGGGCAGTCAATCCAATCATCCCGCCCACGGGTTTGGTCCGGGCACCCTGTGGACTCTGCCCG gtTTTTGATGACTGCCATGAAGGTGGTGAAATTTCACCATCTAACTGTATTTACATGACAGAGTGGCTCGAATTTTAA